A genome region from Crossiella equi includes the following:
- a CDS encoding MarR family winged helix-turn-helix transcriptional regulator, whose translation MTDQPWLSEDQQRVWRLYLYANRRLMGHLAAHYQKEFGLSAPDYEVLVNLSEAPGGRMRAFELGEQTEWEKSRLSHHLKRMSQRGLVARDGDHRYADVVLTETGRAAIQAAAPAHSRLVRHLVFDGVDPERLRVFGEVLAEISERTNAHQLGDGYEPDPCEN comes from the coding sequence ATGACGGACCAGCCGTGGCTCAGCGAGGACCAGCAGCGCGTGTGGCGGCTCTACCTCTACGCCAACCGCAGGCTCATGGGCCACCTGGCCGCGCACTACCAGAAGGAGTTCGGCCTGTCCGCGCCCGACTACGAGGTGCTGGTCAACCTGTCCGAGGCCCCGGGCGGGCGGATGCGGGCCTTCGAGCTGGGCGAGCAGACCGAGTGGGAGAAGTCGAGGCTGTCCCACCACCTCAAGCGGATGAGCCAGCGCGGCCTGGTCGCCCGCGACGGGGACCACCGCTACGCCGACGTGGTGCTCACCGAGACGGGCCGGGCCGCCATCCAGGCCGCCGCGCCCGCGCACTCGCGCCTGGTGCGGCACCTGGTCTTCGACGGTGTCGACCCCGAACGCCTGCGGGTGTTCGGGGAGGTGCTGGCCGAGATCTCCGAGCGGACCAACGCCCACCAGCTCGGCGACGGCTACGAGCCCGACCCCTGCGAGAACTGA
- a CDS encoding S8 family peptidase, whose product MQFVNRSVAVLCTAVTITGLTAGAALAAPENLAPLSVTPASATVTPIPGSYIVMTDPVRARGRSVADTLGITPTAVFDKAVHGFSAKLSPAQLGKLRRDPAVKHVEQDLLVTDALEATQPNPPSWGIDRVDQRNLPLSKSYTYNVNGSGVNAYIIDTGITPGHADFGGRASFAYNAIDSDNTDCQGHGTHVAGTIGSATYGVAKGARLFGVKMMNCAGSTTTTAAINAVNWVTSNHRKPAVANTSWNYPATPALETAIRNMISAGVFLATSGGNTGGNSCDRLPRKVETASVVASSEVGDARSSFSSTGACIDLYAPGGNIISTLRTGGSGAMSGTSMASPHVAGVAALYKSRFGDVPSATVHNWLNSNATPNVVSGGTTGGTVNRLLFTAGL is encoded by the coding sequence GTGCAGTTTGTGAACCGTTCCGTCGCCGTGCTGTGCACAGCGGTCACCATCACCGGTCTCACCGCGGGCGCTGCCCTGGCCGCCCCGGAGAACCTGGCCCCGCTCTCCGTCACCCCGGCCTCGGCCACCGTGACCCCGATCCCGGGCAGCTACATCGTCATGACCGACCCGGTGCGGGCGCGTGGGCGCAGCGTCGCGGACACCCTGGGCATCACGCCCACCGCGGTGTTCGACAAGGCCGTGCACGGCTTCTCCGCCAAGCTGTCCCCGGCGCAGCTGGGCAAGCTGCGCCGCGACCCGGCGGTCAAGCACGTCGAGCAGGACCTGCTGGTCACCGACGCGCTGGAGGCCACCCAGCCGAACCCGCCGTCCTGGGGCATCGACCGCGTCGACCAGCGCAACCTGCCGCTGTCGAAGAGCTACACCTACAACGTCAACGGCTCCGGCGTGAACGCCTACATCATCGACACCGGCATCACCCCGGGCCACGCCGACTTCGGCGGCCGCGCCAGCTTCGCCTACAACGCCATCGACTCCGACAACACCGACTGCCAGGGCCACGGCACGCACGTGGCGGGCACGATCGGCTCGGCCACCTATGGCGTGGCCAAGGGCGCGCGGCTGTTCGGCGTGAAGATGATGAACTGCGCGGGCAGCACCACCACGACCGCCGCGATCAACGCGGTGAACTGGGTGACCTCCAACCACCGCAAGCCCGCGGTGGCCAACACCTCGTGGAACTACCCGGCCACCCCGGCCCTGGAGACCGCGATCCGCAACATGATCTCCGCGGGCGTCTTCCTGGCCACCTCGGGCGGCAACACCGGCGGCAACTCCTGCGACCGCCTGCCCCGCAAGGTCGAGACCGCGTCCGTGGTCGCCTCCTCGGAGGTCGGCGACGCCCGGTCCTCCTTCTCCTCCACCGGCGCCTGCATCGACCTGTACGCGCCCGGCGGCAACATCATCTCCACCCTGCGCACCGGCGGCTCCGGCGCGATGAGCGGCACCTCGATGGCCAGCCCGCACGTGGCCGGTGTCGCGGCGCTGTACAAGTCCCGCTTCGGTGACGTGCCCTCGGCGACCGTGCACAACTGGCTCAACAGCAACGCCACGCCGAACGTGGTCAGCGGTGGCACCACCGGCGGCACCGTCAACCGCCTGCTGTTCACCGCGGGTCTCTGA
- a CDS encoding FG-GAP repeat domain-containing protein, translating to MRSNRLPLAFAVAAAVLPLGLLAPAAPEAVAASAATPGAPRLSSTDFPGTEEEVIAQRTIGTITARPAAGDTGVTAYRFSFDGIQERTVLAGPDGTAAIPVTVYDHFTFFRVSAVNAEGRRGPSTSWDLVARANTTPPAHRRGDANGDGLGDVLVIQDLGRGRGAMTNIYGRAEGFHTAVEVRDDNGYVQNPPVDRWVRTDLDGDGRTDLALVRQNSDGRVALYPTPSNEHNGYASFPATWTSPEPWAIAEMRFTAGDFDGDGKGDVAMLRDGQVLVSSAGAAPVVWLSGIAAGSQIVGGDFDGDGRADLAVASGGARTALTSYPSTGSAFATGHRHWELAGLATANYAAGDFDGDGRADLLALVDSGNGDSSVLGFRAVRGFEPEQHWRGAVPASAVLDLGDHNADGRADLALVANDAQGAVQVWSFVSNGTAESLRTRFAPRMESWPVVRHFG from the coding sequence ATGCGATCGAATCGGTTACCGCTCGCGTTCGCCGTGGCCGCCGCCGTGCTGCCCCTCGGCCTGCTGGCCCCGGCCGCACCGGAGGCCGTGGCCGCGTCCGCCGCGACACCCGGCGCACCGCGCCTGTCCTCCACGGACTTCCCGGGCACCGAGGAGGAGGTGATCGCGCAGCGCACCATCGGCACGATCACCGCCCGGCCCGCCGCCGGGGACACCGGGGTCACGGCCTACCGGTTCAGCTTCGACGGCATCCAGGAGCGCACCGTGCTCGCCGGGCCGGACGGCACCGCGGCCATCCCGGTCACCGTCTACGACCACTTCACCTTCTTCCGGGTGAGCGCGGTCAACGCCGAGGGCAGGCGCGGCCCGAGCACCAGCTGGGACCTGGTGGCGCGGGCGAACACCACCCCGCCCGCGCACAGGCGCGGGGACGCCAACGGTGACGGTCTGGGCGATGTGCTGGTCATCCAGGACCTCGGCCGGGGCCGGGGCGCGATGACCAACATCTACGGCCGCGCGGAGGGCTTCCACACCGCGGTCGAGGTGCGCGACGACAACGGCTACGTGCAGAACCCGCCGGTGGACCGCTGGGTGCGCACCGACCTGGACGGCGACGGCCGCACCGACCTGGCCCTGGTGCGGCAGAACTCCGACGGCCGGGTCGCGCTGTACCCGACACCCTCCAACGAGCACAACGGCTACGCCAGCTTCCCGGCGACCTGGACCAGCCCCGAGCCGTGGGCCATCGCGGAGATGCGGTTCACCGCGGGCGACTTCGACGGCGACGGCAAGGGCGACGTGGCCATGCTGCGCGACGGCCAGGTGCTGGTCTCCTCGGCCGGTGCGGCACCGGTGGTGTGGCTGAGCGGGATCGCGGCGGGCAGCCAGATCGTCGGCGGCGACTTCGACGGGGACGGCCGGGCCGACCTCGCGGTGGCCTCCGGCGGTGCGCGCACCGCGCTGACCAGCTACCCGAGCACCGGCAGCGCGTTCGCGACGGGCCACCGGCACTGGGAGCTGGCCGGGCTGGCCACGGCGAACTACGCGGCCGGGGACTTCGACGGCGACGGCCGGGCCGACCTGCTCGCGCTGGTGGACAGCGGGAACGGCGACTCCTCGGTGCTCGGCTTCCGCGCCGTCCGCGGGTTCGAGCCGGAGCAGCACTGGCGCGGCGCGGTGCCCGCCTCGGCGGTGCTGGACCTCGGTGACCACAACGCCGACGGCCGCGCGGACCTGGCCCTGGTGGCCAACGACGCGCAGGGCGCTGTCCAGGTGTGGAGCTTCGTCTCCAACGGGACCGCGGAGAGCCTGCGCACACGGTTCGCTCCGCGCATGGAGAGCTGGCCGGTGGTCCGGCACTTCGGCTAG
- a CDS encoding FBP domain-containing protein, whose product MEPLAENTIRSSFANCSKGEAKRLALPGKLTELDWAGLDFLGWRDPKAAGNGYLVFPRRGEVVGISLQITPGKLKQSMCAVCLTTHGAGDVALFSARRAGAAGKNGNTVGTYLCADLSCSLYVRGKLKPSVPNPKESLTTEERAERMLANLNRFADEVLAG is encoded by the coding sequence GTGGAACCGCTCGCTGAGAACACCATCCGATCCTCCTTCGCCAACTGCTCCAAGGGTGAGGCCAAGCGTTTGGCGCTGCCGGGCAAGCTCACCGAACTCGACTGGGCGGGCCTGGACTTCCTCGGCTGGCGCGACCCCAAGGCGGCCGGCAACGGCTACCTGGTCTTCCCACGCCGGGGCGAGGTGGTCGGGATCTCCCTGCAGATCACCCCGGGCAAGCTCAAGCAGTCCATGTGCGCGGTGTGCCTGACCACGCACGGGGCCGGGGACGTGGCGCTGTTCTCCGCGCGCCGGGCCGGGGCGGCGGGCAAGAACGGCAACACCGTCGGCACCTACCTGTGCGCGGACCTGTCCTGCTCGCTGTACGTGCGCGGCAAGCTCAAGCCCTCGGTGCCCAACCCCAAGGAGTCCCTGACCACCGAGGAGCGGGCCGAGCGCATGCTGGCCAACCTCAACCGCTTCGCCGATGAGGTGCTGGCAGGCTGA
- a CDS encoding DUF4334 domain-containing protein — MDADQARQELRRQLAAHPADYGVLEEVWDRLDPVAAEDILGRWRGTGFDTGHHLYAALGQLRWHGKHFHSVQHAQPLVCRDDNGELYSAVELGKGEASLWNVEFRGEVTATMVYDGQPVLDHFRRVDEDTLLGVMNGKAELVLHEGRHFYFLLERD; from the coding sequence ATGGACGCCGACCAGGCCCGTCAGGAGCTGCGCCGCCAGCTCGCCGCGCACCCGGCCGACTACGGGGTGCTGGAGGAGGTCTGGGACCGGCTGGACCCGGTCGCGGCCGAGGACATCCTGGGCCGCTGGCGCGGAACCGGGTTCGACACCGGGCACCACCTGTACGCCGCGCTGGGCCAGCTCCGCTGGCACGGCAAGCACTTCCACTCCGTCCAGCACGCCCAGCCGCTGGTCTGCCGCGACGACAACGGCGAGCTGTACTCGGCGGTCGAGCTGGGCAAGGGGGAGGCCAGCCTGTGGAACGTGGAGTTCCGCGGCGAGGTCACCGCGACCATGGTCTACGACGGCCAGCCGGTCCTCGACCACTTCCGCCGGGTGGACGAGGACACGTTGCTGGGTGTCATGAACGGCAAGGCCGAGCTCGTCCTGCACGAGGGCAGGCACTTCTACTTCCTGCTGGAGCGCGACTAG
- a CDS encoding DUF7144 family membrane protein, which translates to MTAQWGGKSAAGGRMTAWTGWIGFAGIMMIMMGAFNAVEGLVALVWRDYYVVGPENLLVFNLTGWGWVHLLIGALVAVTGGALLSGQRWARPVTVLLVCLNALAQLAFMSVYPLWSMVVIALCVIVIWAIVVHGDDGRYAV; encoded by the coding sequence ATGACGGCGCAGTGGGGCGGAAAGAGCGCGGCGGGCGGGCGGATGACCGCCTGGACGGGGTGGATCGGGTTCGCCGGGATCATGATGATCATGATGGGGGCGTTCAACGCGGTCGAGGGCCTGGTGGCCCTGGTCTGGCGGGACTACTACGTGGTGGGGCCGGAGAACCTCCTGGTGTTCAACCTGACCGGGTGGGGCTGGGTGCACCTGCTGATCGGCGCGCTGGTCGCGGTCACCGGCGGTGCGCTGCTGTCCGGCCAGCGGTGGGCGCGGCCGGTGACGGTGCTGCTGGTGTGCCTGAACGCGTTGGCGCAGCTGGCGTTCATGTCGGTCTACCCGCTGTGGTCCATGGTCGTCATCGCGCTGTGCGTGATCGTCATCTGGGCCATCGTCGTGCACGGCGACGACGGCCGGTACGCCGTGTGA
- a CDS encoding AI-2E family transporter: protein MPRGLVVLLGAAAATVIVAGLRAVAWLAGPVLLALVIVIVLSPVHGWLRRRGAPAWVATGVLLVAVYGLLVGFVLVVLVSLAQLGAVLPEYADEAAAMLADLTRQLSRLGLSPEQLRLLAASVDPGKLAALLLRLVGDLTGLTTSLVFLLALLLFLSAEAGYADARLRELSPRVREVLAGFGVKTRRYLVVTTVFGLIIAVLDAIVLLWMGIPLALLWGLLSFVTNYIPNIGFLMGVLPPAVLGLLTSGPRGLLVVVVLYVLINFVVQSLIQPRFVGDAVGLSPAVTLVALVFWTWVLGPLGMVLAVPATSLAVALLVELDPRAGWATALMRAR, encoded by the coding sequence GTGCCACGCGGACTGGTGGTGCTCCTGGGCGCCGCCGCGGCCACGGTGATCGTGGCGGGCCTGCGGGCGGTGGCGTGGCTGGCCGGGCCGGTGTTGCTGGCCCTGGTCATCGTCATCGTGCTCAGCCCCGTGCACGGGTGGCTGCGGCGTCGCGGTGCCCCGGCCTGGGTCGCGACCGGGGTGCTGCTGGTGGCCGTCTACGGGCTGCTGGTCGGGTTCGTCCTGGTGGTGCTGGTGTCGCTGGCCCAGCTGGGCGCCGTGCTGCCGGAGTACGCCGACGAGGCGGCCGCGATGCTCGCCGACCTCACCCGGCAGTTGAGCCGGCTGGGGCTCTCGCCGGAGCAGCTGCGACTGCTGGCGGCCTCGGTCGACCCCGGCAAGCTCGCGGCGCTGCTGCTGCGGCTGGTCGGCGACCTCACCGGGCTGACCACGAGCCTGGTGTTCCTGCTGGCGCTGCTGCTGTTCCTCAGCGCCGAGGCCGGGTACGCCGACGCCCGGCTGCGGGAGCTGTCGCCCCGGGTGCGGGAGGTGCTGGCCGGGTTCGGCGTCAAGACCCGGCGCTACCTGGTGGTCACCACCGTGTTCGGCCTGATCATCGCCGTGCTGGACGCGATCGTGCTGCTCTGGATGGGGATCCCGCTCGCACTGCTGTGGGGTCTGCTCTCGTTCGTGACCAACTACATCCCGAACATCGGCTTCCTGATGGGCGTGCTGCCCCCGGCCGTGCTCGGCCTGCTGACCTCCGGGCCGCGCGGTTTGCTCGTGGTCGTCGTGCTGTACGTGCTCATCAACTTCGTCGTGCAGTCACTGATCCAGCCCCGGTTCGTCGGTGACGCGGTGGGGCTGTCCCCGGCGGTCACGTTGGTGGCGCTGGTCTTCTGGACGTGGGTGCTGGGCCCGCTCGGCATGGTGCTGGCCGTGCCCGCCACGTCCCTGGCGGTGGCCCTGCTGGTGGAGCTGGACCCGAGAGCGGGCTGGGCCACGGCCCTGATGCGGGCCCGGTGA
- a CDS encoding MFS transporter: protein MRWLALAVLTVPCVLVSMDLSVLFYAVPALTAELRPSSAELLWILDLYGFVLAGLLITMGTLGDRFGRRRVLLAGAALFGVASVLAAYAPDTEPLIAARALLGVAGATLAPSTLALIRTLFTDAGERQVAVSIWTIGFAGGSLVGPVIGGLLLEHFHWGSVFLLNVPVMALLLVFGPFLLPEARDPEAGRFDLVGAGLSLAAILPMIYGVKKLATEGFTVAHLLPIAAGLAVGWLFVRRQLTAEHPMLDLRLFRLARFSGSVVACAITFLMLAGLGMFVSQYLQLVLGHGPFVAALWTLPGMAGMLLGVGLATALAPTVRPATLVAVGLVVGGVGFALIAQAGLTDGELWVAASEVALAAGIGAVASIATNLVLATAPPNRAGAAAAISETANEFGGAAGIAILGSAAAVVYRTELTATPPAGLAPDQLATAADTLAMASRLAAELPEPTQTALLTAARESFVSGMHWVAWTGALGCLVLAVFVALTLRSVEPGDVDAAAAPVK from the coding sequence ATGAGGTGGCTGGCGCTCGCCGTGCTGACGGTGCCGTGCGTGCTGGTCTCGATGGACCTGTCGGTGCTCTTCTACGCGGTGCCCGCGCTGACCGCGGAGCTGCGGCCGAGCAGCGCGGAGCTGCTGTGGATCCTGGACCTCTACGGGTTCGTGCTGGCGGGCCTGCTGATCACCATGGGCACGCTCGGCGACCGGTTCGGGCGGCGCCGGGTGCTGCTGGCCGGTGCCGCGCTGTTCGGGGTGGCCTCGGTGCTGGCGGCCTACGCGCCGGACACCGAGCCGCTGATCGCGGCCCGCGCGCTGCTCGGGGTGGCGGGCGCGACGCTGGCGCCGTCCACGCTGGCCCTGATCCGCACCCTGTTCACCGACGCGGGCGAGCGCCAGGTCGCGGTGAGCATCTGGACGATCGGCTTCGCGGGCGGCTCGCTGGTCGGCCCGGTGATCGGCGGGCTGCTGCTGGAGCACTTCCACTGGGGCTCGGTGTTCCTGCTCAACGTGCCGGTGATGGCACTGCTGCTGGTCTTCGGCCCGTTCCTGCTGCCGGAGGCGCGCGATCCGGAGGCCGGACGGTTCGACCTGGTGGGCGCGGGGCTGTCGCTGGCCGCGATCCTGCCGATGATCTACGGCGTGAAGAAGCTGGCCACCGAGGGCTTCACGGTGGCGCACCTGCTGCCGATCGCGGCGGGCCTGGCCGTGGGGTGGCTGTTCGTGCGGCGCCAGCTGACCGCCGAGCACCCGATGCTGGACCTGCGCCTGTTCCGCCTGGCGCGCTTCAGCGGCTCGGTCGTGGCCTGCGCGATCACCTTCCTGATGTTGGCGGGCCTGGGCATGTTCGTCTCCCAGTACCTCCAGCTGGTCCTCGGCCACGGCCCGTTCGTCGCCGCGCTGTGGACCCTGCCGGGCATGGCGGGCATGCTGCTGGGCGTCGGCCTGGCCACGGCCCTGGCCCCCACCGTCCGCCCGGCCACGCTGGTCGCGGTGGGCCTGGTCGTCGGCGGGGTGGGCTTCGCCCTGATCGCCCAGGCGGGCCTGACCGACGGCGAGCTGTGGGTGGCGGCCTCCGAGGTCGCGCTGGCCGCGGGCATCGGCGCGGTGGCCAGCATCGCCACCAACCTGGTCCTGGCCACCGCTCCCCCGAACCGCGCGGGCGCGGCCGCGGCGATCTCCGAGACGGCCAACGAGTTCGGCGGCGCGGCGGGCATCGCGATCCTGGGCAGCGCGGCCGCGGTGGTGTACCGCACCGAGCTGACCGCCACCCCACCCGCGGGCCTGGCCCCGGACCAGCTGGCCACGGCCGCGGACACCCTGGCCATGGCCAGCCGCCTGGCCGCCGAGCTGCCCGAACCGACCCAGACCGCCCTGCTCACCGCCGCCCGGGAGTCCTTCGTCTCCGGCATGCACTGGGTGGCCTGGACGGGTGCGCTGGGCTGCCTGGTGCTGGCGGTGTTCGTGGCGCTGACGCTGCGCTCGGTCGAGCCCGGGGACGTCGACGCCGCGGCCGCCCCGGTGAAGTAG
- a CDS encoding TetR/AcrR family transcriptional regulator, which produces MEPSNRPALTREAIVTAAIGLADEGGLEAVTMRGVGQRLGASGMALYRHVANRDDLVALMVDRVAGQFAYPEPRPADWREGLAEVARQDWRSFFAHPWMLPATATARPALGPHLLANMEWSLACLDDFDLPAHERLYLLGTVTGYAQGLALVWLSSNTPETRRGTSDWWREEVAKAGDYPRLSALVHELSPEVAVEEEFEFGLTRILDGVAAHLSTRARP; this is translated from the coding sequence GTGGAACCAAGCAACCGGCCAGCTCTGACCCGGGAAGCCATCGTCACGGCGGCCATCGGGCTCGCCGACGAGGGCGGCCTGGAGGCGGTCACCATGCGCGGGGTCGGCCAGCGCCTGGGCGCCAGCGGCATGGCGCTGTACCGGCACGTGGCCAACCGGGACGACCTGGTGGCGCTGATGGTGGACCGGGTGGCCGGGCAGTTCGCCTACCCCGAGCCGCGCCCGGCCGACTGGCGCGAGGGCCTGGCCGAGGTGGCCCGCCAGGACTGGCGCTCCTTCTTCGCCCACCCCTGGATGCTGCCCGCCACCGCGACCGCCCGCCCGGCGCTGGGGCCGCACCTGCTGGCCAACATGGAGTGGTCGCTGGCCTGCCTGGACGACTTCGACCTCCCGGCGCACGAGCGCCTGTACCTGCTGGGCACGGTCACCGGCTACGCCCAGGGCCTGGCGCTGGTGTGGCTGAGCTCGAACACCCCGGAGACCCGCCGGGGCACCTCGGACTGGTGGCGCGAGGAGGTGGCCAAGGCGGGCGACTACCCCCGGCTGAGCGCACTGGTGCACGAGCTGAGCCCGGAGGTCGCGGTGGAGGAGGAGTTCGAGTTCGGTCTCACCCGCATCCTGGACGGCGTCGCGGCGCACCTGTCAACGCGGGCCCGCCCCTGA
- a CDS encoding STAS domain-containing protein, which produces MTTPLTLTPGQDTTGSAVLVVRGEIDMSNADQLATALDALAGAALVDLTAVGYLDSAGLNVLFARADRLELVVPPLLAPVVEISGLAQVATVRTSS; this is translated from the coding sequence ATGACCACCCCGCTCACGCTCACCCCCGGCCAGGACACCACCGGCAGCGCGGTGCTGGTGGTCCGAGGTGAGATCGACATGAGCAACGCCGACCAGCTGGCCACCGCGCTGGACGCCCTGGCGGGCGCGGCCTTGGTCGACCTGACCGCCGTCGGCTACCTGGACAGCGCCGGGCTGAACGTGCTGTTCGCCCGGGCGGACCGGCTGGAGCTGGTGGTACCGCCCCTGCTGGCACCGGTGGTGGAGATCTCCGGGCTGGCTCAGGTCGCCACGGTGCGCACCAGCTCCTGA